One Glycine soja cultivar W05 chromosome 2, ASM419377v2, whole genome shotgun sequence genomic region harbors:
- the LOC114382463 gene encoding protein DA1-related 1-like isoform X2 produces MGWFTKLLKGSNRKSSGGRYHGKYEDGRISDNLDCSADDLTDIEKEEIGRAIALSLSEADKKGKKVIEDDSESEDDELCPLSDEEAESVGEVQQDEDDHHAKIQQDEDKHLDEVQLEEDEQLARAIQESLSISSPPRSETDSLFQPFAHLFPPVYRICAGCNAEIGHGRFLSCMGGYWHPECFCCHACKLPITDYEIPPNSAGLIEYRAHPFWLQKYCPSHERDGTPRCCSCQRLESVDTKYLLLDDGRKLCLECLDSAIMDTHECQPLYVEIQEFYEGLHMKIEQQVPMLLVERQALNEAMEGEKNGHHHLPETRGLCLSEEQTVPTILRRPRIGAGYQLIDMITEPFRLVRRCEVTAILVLYGLPRLLTGSILAHEMMHAWLRLKGYGNLRPEVEEGICQVLAHMWLESEIIPGTGDEGASSSSSSSSSSPSSSSSSKKGKRSDFEKKLGKYFKHQIESDSSAAYGDGFREGNQAVAKYGLRRTLDHIRLTGSFPY; encoded by the exons ATGGGTTGGTTTACTAAGTTGCTTAAGGGATCCAACCGTAAATCCTCAGGAGGAAGATATCATGGGAAATATGAAGATGGCAGAATATCGGACAATCTTGATTGTTCAGCG GATGATTTGACGGATATTGAGAAAGAAGAAATTGGTCGGGCAATAGCACTCTCTCTTTCAGAGGCagataagaaagggaaaaaagtTATTG AGGACGACTCTGAATCTGAAGATGATGAACTGTGTCCACTTAGCGACGAGGAAGCTGAATCTGTTGGTGAAGTTCAGCAAGATGAAGATGACCATCATGCTAAAATTCAACAGGATGAAGACAAACATCTTGATGAAGTTCAACTTGAGGAAGATGAACAACTTGCCAGGGCAATTCAAGAAAGTTTGAGCATTAGTTCTCCTCCTCGATCTGAGACTGATTCTTTATTTCAACCTTTTGCACACTTATTTCCACCTGTATACAG AATCTGTGCTGGCTGTAATGCTGAGATTGGCCATGGAAGATTTTTGAGTTGCATGGGAGGTTATTGGCATCCAGAATGCTTTTGTTGCCATGCTTGCAAACTTCCAATCACTGATTATGAG ATTCCACCAAATTCAGCTGGTCTCATTGAGTATAGAGCACATCCTTTCTGGCTACAAAAATATTGTCCATCGCATGAGCGTGATGGTACTCCTCGCTGTTGTAGCTGTCAAAGATTGGAG TCAGTGGATACCAAATATCTGTTGCTTGACGATGGTCGAAAGCTGTGCCTGGAGTGTCTTGACTCAGCTATCATGGATACTCATGAATGCCAACCTCTCTATGTCGAAATACAAGAGTTTTATGAGGGTTTACATATGAAGATAGAGCAGCAAGTTCCGATGCTTTTGGTTGAGAGACAAGCACTGAACGAGGCTATGGAGGGAGAGAAGAAT GGTCATCATCACTTACCTGAAACCAGAGGACTTTGCTTGTCCGAAGAGCAAACTGTTCCCACT ATTTTAAGGAGACCAAGGATAGGAGCAGGATACCAGCTCATAGATATGATAACCGAGCCTTTTAGGCTGGTCCGTCGTTGTGAAGTGACAGCCATACTTGTTTTGTATGGCCTTCCTAG GTTATTGACTGGATCAATCCTGGCTCACGAAATGATGCACGCATGGCTTAGACTTAAAG GCTATGGCAATCTGAGGCCAGAAGTTGAAGAGGGAATTTGCCAAGTCTTGGCTCATATGTGGTTAGAATCAGAGATTATTCCTGGCACTGGGGATGAAGgtgcatcatcatcatcatcatcatcatcctcatCGCCTtcgtcttcttcatcatcaaagaaggGTAAACGTTCCGACTTTGAGAAGAAACTAGGTAAGTACTTCAAACACCAGATTGAGTCAGATAGCTCAGCAGCTTATGGAGATGGATTCAGAGAGGGTAACCAGGCTGTGGCTAAGTATGGACTTAGAAGAACCCTTGACCATATCCGATTGACAGGAAGTTTTCCATATTGA
- the LOC114382463 gene encoding protein DA1-related 1-like isoform X1 yields the protein MGWFTKLLKGSNRKSSGGRYHGKYEDGRISDNLDCSADDLTDIEKEEIGRAIALSLSEADKKGKKVIEDDSESEDDELCPLSDEEAESVGEVQQDEDDHHAKIQQDEDKHLDEVQLEEDEQLARAIQESLSISSPPRSETDSLFQPFAHLFPPVYRICAGCNAEIGHGRFLSCMGGYWHPECFCCHACKLPITDYEFSMSGNRRYHKSCYKELHHPRCDVCKNFIPPNSAGLIEYRAHPFWLQKYCPSHERDGTPRCCSCQRLESVDTKYLLLDDGRKLCLECLDSAIMDTHECQPLYVEIQEFYEGLHMKIEQQVPMLLVERQALNEAMEGEKNGHHHLPETRGLCLSEEQTVPTILRRPRIGAGYQLIDMITEPFRLVRRCEVTAILVLYGLPRLLTGSILAHEMMHAWLRLKGYGNLRPEVEEGICQVLAHMWLESEIIPGTGDEGASSSSSSSSSSPSSSSSSKKGKRSDFEKKLGKYFKHQIESDSSAAYGDGFREGNQAVAKYGLRRTLDHIRLTGSFPY from the exons ATGGGTTGGTTTACTAAGTTGCTTAAGGGATCCAACCGTAAATCCTCAGGAGGAAGATATCATGGGAAATATGAAGATGGCAGAATATCGGACAATCTTGATTGTTCAGCG GATGATTTGACGGATATTGAGAAAGAAGAAATTGGTCGGGCAATAGCACTCTCTCTTTCAGAGGCagataagaaagggaaaaaagtTATTG AGGACGACTCTGAATCTGAAGATGATGAACTGTGTCCACTTAGCGACGAGGAAGCTGAATCTGTTGGTGAAGTTCAGCAAGATGAAGATGACCATCATGCTAAAATTCAACAGGATGAAGACAAACATCTTGATGAAGTTCAACTTGAGGAAGATGAACAACTTGCCAGGGCAATTCAAGAAAGTTTGAGCATTAGTTCTCCTCCTCGATCTGAGACTGATTCTTTATTTCAACCTTTTGCACACTTATTTCCACCTGTATACAG AATCTGTGCTGGCTGTAATGCTGAGATTGGCCATGGAAGATTTTTGAGTTGCATGGGAGGTTATTGGCATCCAGAATGCTTTTGTTGCCATGCTTGCAAACTTCCAATCACTGATTATGAG TTTTCTATGTCTGGAAATCGTCGTTATCATAAATCCTGCTATAAGGAGTTGCATCATCCAAGATGTGATGTTTGCAAGAACTTT ATTCCACCAAATTCAGCTGGTCTCATTGAGTATAGAGCACATCCTTTCTGGCTACAAAAATATTGTCCATCGCATGAGCGTGATGGTACTCCTCGCTGTTGTAGCTGTCAAAGATTGGAG TCAGTGGATACCAAATATCTGTTGCTTGACGATGGTCGAAAGCTGTGCCTGGAGTGTCTTGACTCAGCTATCATGGATACTCATGAATGCCAACCTCTCTATGTCGAAATACAAGAGTTTTATGAGGGTTTACATATGAAGATAGAGCAGCAAGTTCCGATGCTTTTGGTTGAGAGACAAGCACTGAACGAGGCTATGGAGGGAGAGAAGAAT GGTCATCATCACTTACCTGAAACCAGAGGACTTTGCTTGTCCGAAGAGCAAACTGTTCCCACT ATTTTAAGGAGACCAAGGATAGGAGCAGGATACCAGCTCATAGATATGATAACCGAGCCTTTTAGGCTGGTCCGTCGTTGTGAAGTGACAGCCATACTTGTTTTGTATGGCCTTCCTAG GTTATTGACTGGATCAATCCTGGCTCACGAAATGATGCACGCATGGCTTAGACTTAAAG GCTATGGCAATCTGAGGCCAGAAGTTGAAGAGGGAATTTGCCAAGTCTTGGCTCATATGTGGTTAGAATCAGAGATTATTCCTGGCACTGGGGATGAAGgtgcatcatcatcatcatcatcatcatcctcatCGCCTtcgtcttcttcatcatcaaagaaggGTAAACGTTCCGACTTTGAGAAGAAACTAGGTAAGTACTTCAAACACCAGATTGAGTCAGATAGCTCAGCAGCTTATGGAGATGGATTCAGAGAGGGTAACCAGGCTGTGGCTAAGTATGGACTTAGAAGAACCCTTGACCATATCCGATTGACAGGAAGTTTTCCATATTGA